In a single window of the Notamacropus eugenii isolate mMacEug1 chromosome 4, mMacEug1.pri_v2, whole genome shotgun sequence genome:
- the LOC140499263 gene encoding disintegrin and metalloproteinase domain-containing protein 1a-like, whose amino-acid sequence MSVTVAPVRVSEKQMVMNEVEREFSSTTSQMGVLDLVLGAYHIRLGIFLLLVNILFLGIYGTSESVHHSSYETIIPSRLTFGDKEDSKGKLSYVLLMKEKRQVIHFRRRLFVKNFPVYTYSKGVPSLDMSFIPDSCHYDGFVEGELGSIVSVSTCSGLWGIVTIQKMVYCIEPIETLRQFEHILYHVDWQLHSSCRVTTEEDQRSRSSVQKQRKEEKEMLEPEALNYIWSHTKYVEMFVVVNNRRFQMWKSSVTKTVQMVMDALAHVNTYSQGIRVKVVLTGLEIWTERDQVRVSGDLQEVLHNFNHWREGELVSRAKHDVAHLIVGYDPGEFMGEAFLNGACVSELAAGVESFYHEDPTLFALLMVHELGHNLGMKHDHLACMCPDQPSCIMLATISFESHFSNCSLEDFYEFLPQHKGSCLYDKPGPRGMVSKPFCGDHMVDQGEECDCGGPQDCMKDPCCLPSCQLRLGSDCAFGACCRKCKFLKASTPCRASMDECDLPEYCNGSSMWCQPDTYKQDGTPCRGEGYCYQGRCRSLQSQCVEVFGEGSRVARHSCYHHLNSQGDRFGNCGSDQKGLHKVFVKCEPENVMCGRLLCEDILRLPQMRDHHTLIQIPLENTWCWGVDLFEDVDLPDGGAVQEGTLCGPQKICLNRTCSAMQALQYDCEPEALCHGRGVCNNLKHCHYDDGYAPPTCDSVGFGGSVGSGSPVEVRTLSPKSLLLYQKPQIAPAPLANNLSPSLHTSPLRLQGPPFFIRAQGHNSRRLQSLGSPFPTSEPSTGPTTENASRENASWENASQENTSWENDSSQESSRSLLSFFEILVIILVFLILMYCLLYVLFRQKDRVEEEEEEREQVLSVLYKSEPMREEEETYKEEEEEKDEEREEEREEEEAEEEERKKRRTNRTV is encoded by the coding sequence ATGTCTGTGACTGTGGCTCCAGTTAGGGTCTCTGAGAAACAAATGGTCATGAATGAGGTTGAGAGAGAATTTTCATCGACGACTTCCCAGATGGGGGTCTTGGATCTCGTTCTTGGAGCCTATCACATCAGGCTGGGCATCTTCTTGTTATTGGTGAACATTCTTTTCCTAGGTATTTATGGTACCTCAGAATCAGTACATCACTCTTCCTATGAAACCATCATCCCCAGTAGGTTAACATTCGGGGACAAAGAAGATTCAAAAGGTAAACTGTCATATGTGCTGCTAATGAAAGAGAAGAGGCAAGTTATTCACTTCAGGAGAAGATTATTTGTCAAGAATTTCCCTGTCTACACCTACTCCAAAGGTGTCCCAAGTTTAGACATGTCTTTTATCCCAGACAGTTGCCACTATGATGGATTCGTAGAAGGTGAGCTGGGGTCCATTGTGTCTGTCAGCACCTGTTCAGGCCTTTGGGGCATAGTGACCATCCAGAAAATGGTCTATTGCATTGAACCCATTGAAACATTGAGGCAGTTTGAACACATCTTATATCATGTGGATTGGCAGCTCCACAGTTCCTGCAGGGTGACCACTGAGGAAGACCAAAGATCCAGAAGCAGTGtgcagaaacagagaaaggaagagaaagagatgctTGAACCTGAGGCCCTGAACTACATCTGGTCACACACCAAGTATGTAGAGATGTTTGTCGTGGTCAACAACAGGCGTTTCCAAATGTGGAAAAGCAGCGTGACCAAGACAGTCCAGATGGTGATGGACGCCCTTGCCCATGTCAACACCTACAGTCAGGGAATCCGTGTCAAGGTGGTCCTGACAGGTTTGGAGATCTGGACAGAGAGGGACCAGGTGAGGGTTTCTGGGGACTTGCAGGAAGTGCTGCACAATTTCAACCACTGGAGAGAAGGGGAGCTGGTCAGTCGGGCAAAGCATGATGTTGCCCATCTCATAGTGGGCTATGACCCAGGGGAGTTCATGGGGGAAGCCTTTCTCAATGGGGCCTGTGTGTCTGAGCTTGCAGCAGGAGTGGAATCTTTCTACCATGAAGATCCTACTCTGTTTGCTTTGCTCATGGTCCATGAGTTGGGCCATAACTTGGGCATGAAGCATGACCACCTGGCTTGCATGTGTCCTGACCAGCCATCCTGCATCATGCTTGCAACAATCAGCTTTGAGAGTCATTTTAGCAACTGCAGCTTGGAGGATTTCTATGAATTCCTACCGCAACACAAAGGATCATGCCTCTATGACAAACCAGGGCCCAGGGGCATGGTCAGCAAGCCCTTCTGTGGGGACCACATGGTAGACCAAGGGGAGGAGTGTGACTGTGGTGGTCCTCAAGACTGCATGAAGGACCCGTGCTGCCTGCCCTCTTGCCAGCTGAGGCTGGGCTCAGACTGTGCTTTTGGAGCCTGCTGCAGAAAGTGCAAGTTTCTGAAGGCCTCCACACCCTGTCGTGCCAGCATGGATGAGTGTGACCTCCCTGAGTACTGTAATGGCAGCTCCATGTGGTGCCAGCCAGACACCTACAAGCAAGATGGCACCCCTTGCAGGGGTGAAGGGTACTGCTACCAGGGCCGCTGTAGGAGCCTGCAGAGCCAGTGTGTGGAGGTGTTTGGGGAGGGTTCCAGAGTTGCCCGGCATAGCTGTTACCATCACCTGAACAGCCAAGGGGACAGGTTTGGGAACTGTGGCAGTGACCAGAAGGGCTTACACAAGGTGTTTGTCAAGTGTGAGCCTGAGAATGTCATGTGTGGGAGGCTGCTGTGTGAGGATATCCTGAGGTTGCCCCAAATGAGGGACCACCACACTCTCATCCAGATCCCCCTGGAGAACACATGGTGCTGGGGAGTGGATCTCTTTGAGGATGTGGATCTCCCTGATGGAGGGGCTGTGCAGGAAGGCACCTTGTGTGGCCCCCAGAAGATCTGTCTCAACCGCACGTGCTCTGCCATGCAGGCATTGCAGTATGACTGTGAGCCAGAGGCCCTGTGCCATGGCCGAGGGGTCTGTAACAACCTCAAGCACTGTCACTATGATGATGGCTATGCCCCTCCCACGTGTGATTCCGTGGGTTTTGGGGGCAGTGTGGGCAGTGGCTCCCCTGTGGAGGTCAGAACCCTTTCTCCTAAGTCACTTCTCTTATATCAGAAACCCCAAATAGCCCCAGCTCCTCTTGCAAACAACCTGTCTCCTAGTTTGCACACTTCCCCTCTTAGACTGCAGGGTCCTCCCTTCTTCATCAGAGCTCAAGGTCATAACTCCCGTCGTCTTCAATCCCTAGGTAGCCCCTTTCCAACATCTGAACCCTCTACTGGCCCTACTACAGAGAATGCCAGCCGGGAGAATgccagctgggaaaatgccagcCAGGAAAATACCAGCTGGGAAAATGACAGCAGCCAAGAATCCAGCAGGTCTCTTCTGTCCTTTTTTGAGATCTTGGTCATAATCCTTGTTTTTCTCATATTAATGTATTGCCTATTATATGTACTGTTTCGACAGAAGGacagggtggaggaggaggaggaggagagagagcaagTTTTATCTGTCCTTTACAAATCAGAAccaatgagagaagaggaagagacatataaagaggaggaagaggagaaggatgaggaaagggaggaagaaagggaggaggaagaagcagaagaggaggagagaaaaaagaggaggacgAACAGAACAgtttag
- the LOC140498078 gene encoding disintegrin and metalloproteinase domain-containing protein 1a-like yields the protein MLFIGMSCVLGSVDYSYEIVTPKKLTFKGREGSERKVSYLLYMRGKKLVIHLKLKRGIFVKNFPVYTYAKENLDLDMPFIQDDCYYDGYVEGEQWSHVSISTCSGLQGIISMDESVYGIEPIETLRQFEHILYHVDWQLHSSCRVTTEEDQRSRSSVQKQRKEEKEMLETEALNYIWSHTKYVEMFVVVDNRCFQMWNSNVTKTVQMVMDTLAHVNTYSQGIRVKVVLTGLEIWTERDQVRVSGDLREVLHNFNHWREGELVSRAKHDVAHLIVGYDPGEFMGEAFLNGACVSELAAGVESFYHEDPTLFALLMVHELGHNLGMKHDHLACMCPDQPSCIMLATISFESHFSNCSLEDFYEFLQQHKGSCLYDKPGPRGMVSKPFCGDHMVDQGEECDCGGPQDCMKDPCCLPSCQLRLGSDCAFGACCRKCKFLKASTPCRASMDECDLPEYCNGSSMWCQPDTYKQDGTPCRGEGYCYQGRCRSLQSQCVEVFGEGSRVARHSCYHHLNSQGDRFGNCGSDQKGLHKVFVKCEPENVMCGRLLCEDILRLPQMRDHHTLIQIPLENTWCWGVDLFEDVDLPDGGAVQEGTLCGPQKICLNRTCSAVQALQCDCEPETMCHGRGVCNNLKHCHCDDGYAPPMCDSMGFGGSVDSGSPLEVSPALEVRVFSMDVRTFSLESSEPFLEGAALSAQEYLFPTPLEPPTPEDISASDFTPFPYPAITCPTMTIKSEGKSIGSKSSVWILISIVFLIILLTFVSLSLFNKIKFRPSELEKERRGGQSEEMQGGYKWSYRK from the coding sequence ATGCTTTTCATAGGCATGTCCTGTGTCCTGGGATCAGTAGATTACTCTTATGAAATAGTCACCCCAAAGAAGTTAACTTTCAAGGGCAGGGAAGGCTCAGAAAGAAAAGTATCCTACCTGTTATACATGAGAGGCAAGAAGCTTGTGATTCACCTGAAGCtgaagagagggatttttgtcAAGAACTTCCCTGTCTACACCTACGCCAAAGAGAACTTAGACCTGGACATGCCTTTTATCCAGGATGACTGTTATTATGATGGATACGTGGAAGGTGAGCAGTGGTCCCATGTGTCCATCAGCACTTGTTCAGGGCTCCAGGGCATCATAAGTATGGATGAATCAGTCTATGGCATTGAACCGATTGAAACATTGAGGCAGTTTGAACACATCTTATATCATGTGGATTGGCAGCTCCACAGTTCCTGCAGGGTGACCACTGAGGAAGACCAAAGATCCAGAAGCAGTGtgcagaaacagagaaaggaagagaaagagatgcttgaaactgaggccctgaactACATCTGGTCACACACCAAGTATGTGGAGATGTTTGTCGTGGTCGACAACAGGTGTTTCCAAATGTGGAACAGCAACGTGACCAAGACAGTCCAGATGGTGATGGACACCCTTGCCCATGTCAACACCTACAGTCAGGGAATCCGTGTCAAGGTGGTCCTGACAGGTTTGGAGATCTGGACAGAGAGGGACCAGGTGAGGGTTTCTGGGGATTTGCGGGAAGTGCTGCACAATTTCAACCACTGGAGAGAAGGGGAGCTGGTCAGTCGGGCAAAGCATGATGTTGCCCATCTCATAGTGGGCTATGACCCAGGGGAGTTCATGGGGGAAGCCTTTCTCAATGGGGCCTGTGTGTCTGAGCTTGCAGCAGGAGTGGAATCTTTCTACCATGAAGATCCCACTCTGTTTGCCTTGCTCATGGTCCATGAGTTGGGCCATAACTTGGGCATGAAGCATGACCACCTGGCTTGCATGTGTCCTGACCAGCCATCCTGCATCATGCTTGCCACAATCAGCTTTGAGAGTCATTTCAGCAACTGCAGCTTGGAGGATTTCTATGAATTCCTGCAGCAGCACAAAGGATCATGCCTCTATGACAAACCAGGGCCCAGGGGCATGGTCAGCAAGCCCTTCTGTGGGGACCACATGGTAGACCAAGGGGAGGAGTGTGACTGTGGTGGTCCTCAAGACTGCATGAAGGACCCATGCTGCCTGCCCTCTTGCCAGCTGAGGCTGGGCTCAGACTGTGCTTTTGGAGCCTGCTGCAGAAAGTGCAAGTTTCTGAAGGCCTCCACACCCTGTCGTGCCAGCATGGATGAGTGTGACCTCCCTGAGTACTGTAATGGCAGCTCCATGTGGTGCCAGCCAGACACCTACAAGCAAGATGGCACCCCTTGCAGGGGTGAAGGGTACTGCTACCAGGGCCGCTGTAGGAGCCTGCAGAGCCAGTGTGTGGAGGTGTTTGGGGAGGGTTCCAGAGTTGCCCGGCATAGCTGTTACCATCACCTGAACAGCCAAGGGGACAGGTTTGGGAACTGTGGCAGTGACCAGAAGGGCTTACACAAGGTGTTTGTCAAGTGTGAGCCTGAGAATGTCATGTGTGGGAGGCTGCTGTGTGAGGATATCCTGAGGTTGCCCCAAATGAGGGACCACCACACTCTCATCCAGATCCCCCTGGAGAACACATGGTGCTGGGGAGTGGATCTCTTTGAGGATGTGGATCTCCCTGATGGAGGGGCTGTGCAGGAAGGCACCTTGTGTGGCCCCCAGAAGATCTGTCTCAACCGCACGTGCTCTGCCGTGCAGGCGCTGCAGTGCGACTGTGAGCCAGAGACCATGTGCCATGGCCGAGGGGTCTGTAACAACCTCAAGCACTGTCACTGTGATGATGGCTATGCCCCTCCCATGTGTGATTCCATGGGCTTTGGGGGCAGTGTGGACAGTGGCTCCCCTCTGGAGGTCAGTCCTGCCCTGGAGGTCAGAGTTTTTTCCATGGATGTCAGAACCTTTTCTTTGGAGAGCAGTGAACCTTTTCTTGAGGGAGCTGCTCTATCTGCTCAAGAATACCTTTTCCCAACTCCTCTAGAACCCCCTACTCCTGAAGACATCTCTGCTTCTGACTTTACCCCTTTCCCTTACCCAGCCATCACCTGTCCTACCATGACCATCAAGTCTGAAGGAAAAAGCATAGGAAGCAAATCCTCTGTTTGGATTTTGATTTCCATTGTCTTCTTGATCATCCTGTTGACTTTTGTTTCCTTATCCTTGTTCAATAAGATTAAGTTCAGACCCTCcgagttagagaaagaaagaagaggaggacaaTCGGAAGAGATGCAGGGTGGGTACAAGTGGAGTTATAGGAAGTAA